The following are from one region of the Streptomyces rubrogriseus genome:
- a CDS encoding lysine N(6)-hydroxylase/L-ornithine N(5)-oxygenase family protein — MSQVLPADSTLVHDLIGIGFGPSNVAMAIAIREHNAQAGGQEELDARFFEQQPRFGWHRGMLIDDATMQVSFLKDLVTLRNPASEYSFLCYLQSRGRLIDFINHKNLFPLRVEFHDYFEWAAAKVDDMVSYGHEVVGVAPVVRDGVVDHLEVTVRSGEGLEVHRARNLVVGTGLRPLVPEGVERGDRVWHNSELLARVDALEGTSPSRFVVVGAGQSAAENVAYLHRRFPSAEICAVFARYGYSPADDSAFANRIFDPAAVDDYFTAPDGVKQRLMDYHGNTNYSVVDIDLIDDLYRQMYREKVLGTERLRFLNVSRLSDVKETPDRARATVTSLVTGEESHLDADVVVLATGYGPADPLGLLGEVADRCLRDDEGRVRVERDYRVATDPALRCGIYLQGGTEHTHGITSSLLSNTAVRVGEILESLLDRGLKSASDEARTVADGTGTGAR; from the coding sequence ATGTCACAGGTTCTTCCTGCTGACTCAACGCTGGTCCACGACCTCATTGGTATCGGCTTCGGACCGTCCAATGTCGCCATGGCGATCGCGATCCGCGAACACAACGCACAGGCCGGCGGGCAGGAGGAGCTCGACGCCCGCTTCTTCGAGCAGCAGCCGCGCTTCGGCTGGCACCGCGGCATGCTGATCGACGACGCGACCATGCAGGTGTCCTTCCTCAAGGACCTGGTGACCCTGCGCAATCCGGCCAGTGAGTACAGCTTCCTCTGCTACCTGCAGAGCAGGGGGCGGCTGATCGACTTCATCAACCACAAGAACCTGTTCCCGCTCCGGGTCGAGTTCCACGACTACTTCGAGTGGGCGGCGGCCAAGGTCGACGACATGGTCTCCTACGGCCACGAGGTCGTCGGCGTCGCGCCCGTCGTGCGGGACGGCGTGGTGGACCACCTGGAGGTGACGGTGCGTTCGGGGGAGGGGCTCGAGGTCCACCGGGCGCGCAACCTCGTCGTCGGCACCGGGCTGCGCCCCCTGGTACCGGAGGGCGTGGAGCGCGGTGACCGCGTCTGGCACAACTCCGAACTGCTGGCCAGGGTCGACGCGTTGGAGGGCACCTCGCCCTCCCGGTTCGTCGTCGTCGGCGCCGGGCAGAGCGCCGCCGAGAACGTCGCCTACCTGCACCGCCGCTTCCCCTCGGCGGAGATCTGCGCGGTCTTCGCCCGCTACGGCTACAGCCCCGCCGACGACAGCGCGTTCGCCAACCGGATCTTCGACCCGGCGGCGGTCGACGACTACTTCACCGCGCCCGACGGCGTCAAACAGCGGCTGATGGACTACCACGGCAACACCAACTACTCCGTGGTGGACATCGACCTGATCGACGACCTGTACCGGCAGATGTACCGGGAGAAGGTCCTCGGCACCGAGCGGCTGCGCTTCCTCAACGTGTCCCGGCTCTCCGACGTCAAGGAGACGCCGGACCGGGCGCGCGCCACCGTGACGTCGCTGGTCACCGGCGAGGAGAGCCACCTGGACGCCGACGTCGTGGTCCTCGCCACCGGCTACGGACCCGCCGACCCCCTCGGCCTGCTCGGCGAGGTCGCGGACCGCTGCCTGCGCGACGACGAGGGCCGGGTGCGCGTCGAGCGCGACTACCGCGTCGCCACCGACCCCGCCCTGCGCTGCGGCATCTACCTTCAGGGCGGCACGGAGCACACGCACGGCATCACCTCGTCGCTGCTCTCCAACACCGCCGTCCGGGTCGGCGAGATCCTCGAGTCGCTCCTCGACCGGGGCCTCAAGTCCGCTTCCGACGAGGCCCGCACGGTCGCCGACGGGACCGGCACCGGCGCGCGTTAA
- a CDS encoding FecCD family ABC transporter permease: MTTTEVERPAPTPRGPTEARRRRVAGLGLLAALLLVAAAASLAVGARALSPAEVWHGLFAAPESDQRLTEIRLIVQTVRVPRTVLAVVAGIALGVGGALIQGYTRNPIADTGLLGVNSGASFAVVSGIAAFGFSSPFQYVWFGFAGAAVAGAVVFGLSSIGRGAGNPLTLALAGQGVTVFLAAMTTAVALTDKASLNALRFWNAGSLTGVGFDVIWPVSAFIAAGLLLALTTLPSVNLLNLGDDVARGLGVNTALTRTVGIVAITLLAGAATAACGPIAFLGLMVAHVARYLTGPDYRWLVPYAGLLGAVVLLVCDIVGRLVVRPGELDAGVVVSLLGAPFFAVLVWRGKFKSA, encoded by the coding sequence ATGACCACGACCGAGGTGGAGCGTCCCGCGCCCACTCCCCGAGGCCCAACAGAGGCGCGTCGGCGCCGGGTTGCCGGTCTGGGACTGCTCGCGGCGCTCCTCCTCGTCGCCGCGGCGGCCTCACTGGCCGTCGGCGCGCGTGCGCTCAGCCCCGCCGAGGTCTGGCACGGACTGTTCGCGGCGCCCGAGTCCGACCAGCGGCTCACCGAGATCAGGCTCATCGTGCAGACCGTGCGGGTGCCCCGCACGGTCCTCGCCGTGGTGGCGGGCATCGCGCTCGGCGTCGGAGGGGCGCTGATCCAGGGGTACACCCGCAACCCCATCGCCGACACGGGGCTGCTGGGGGTCAACTCCGGTGCCTCGTTCGCCGTGGTGTCGGGGATCGCCGCCTTCGGGTTCAGCAGCCCGTTCCAGTACGTCTGGTTCGGCTTCGCGGGCGCGGCGGTCGCCGGTGCCGTCGTGTTCGGGCTGTCGAGCATCGGCCGGGGAGCGGGCAACCCGCTGACGCTCGCGCTGGCCGGGCAGGGGGTCACGGTGTTCCTGGCGGCCATGACCACGGCGGTCGCGTTGACGGACAAGGCCTCGCTGAACGCCCTGCGGTTCTGGAACGCGGGCTCGCTGACCGGGGTCGGCTTCGACGTCATCTGGCCCGTGTCGGCCTTCATCGCCGCCGGGCTGCTGCTGGCGCTGACCACACTGCCCTCGGTCAACCTGCTCAACCTGGGCGACGACGTGGCACGGGGACTCGGGGTGAACACCGCGCTGACCCGCACCGTCGGCATCGTCGCCATCACCCTGCTGGCCGGGGCGGCGACGGCGGCCTGCGGCCCCATCGCCTTCCTCGGGCTCATGGTGGCCCACGTGGCCCGCTACCTGACCGGCCCGGACTACCGCTGGCTGGTCCCGTACGCCGGTCTGCTCGGGGCCGTGGTGCTGCTGGTCTGCGACATCGTGGGGCGCCTGGTCGTACGGCCGGGGGAACTGGACGCCGGGGTCGTCGTCTCGCTCCTCGGCGCACCGTTCTTCGCCGTCCTGGTGTGGCGCGGGAAGTTCAAGAGCGCGTGA
- a CDS encoding FecCD family ABC transporter permease: MRADGTDAAVDVKADVRTSVAPGVRFGGLSFVWRPWIAGVTLLLAVAGFLVFCLSIGVGDFPIGLPRVLATVLGRGEQVDEFVIMDLRMPRALAGLVVGVALGVSGALTQSIARNPLASPDVLGITSGAGAVAVFLVTVSGGAATAVADSVGLSAAALAGGLGTGLLVYFMAWRRGIDGFRLILIGISVNAVMQAITTWLLVTADIRDVARAQAWLVGSLDNRSWGEVHVALWCTLVLLVVVTTVAFQFKPLHFGDEVAAGLGVRYGTVRAVLLLCAVLLAGVAVSAAGPVPFVALVAPQVAMRLARCPTPPLVASGLVGALLLTGSDLLARTALPVSLPVGVVTAAIGGPFLVYLLVRANRR, from the coding sequence ATGAGGGCGGACGGGACGGATGCGGCGGTGGACGTGAAGGCGGACGTGCGGACTTCGGTGGCGCCCGGCGTGCGGTTCGGCGGCCTGTCGTTCGTGTGGCGGCCCTGGATCGCGGGCGTCACCCTGCTTCTGGCGGTGGCGGGCTTCCTGGTGTTCTGCCTGTCCATCGGAGTCGGCGACTTCCCCATCGGCCTGCCCAGGGTCCTCGCCACCGTCCTCGGCCGGGGCGAGCAGGTCGACGAGTTCGTGATCATGGACCTGCGGATGCCCCGGGCCCTCGCCGGGCTCGTGGTGGGCGTCGCGCTCGGGGTGTCCGGCGCCCTCACCCAGTCGATCGCCCGCAATCCGCTGGCCAGCCCGGACGTCCTCGGCATCACCAGCGGCGCCGGCGCGGTCGCGGTGTTCCTGGTGACGGTGTCCGGCGGTGCCGCCACGGCCGTGGCCGACTCCGTGGGCCTGTCGGCGGCGGCGCTCGCGGGCGGTCTCGGCACGGGGCTGCTGGTGTACTTCATGGCGTGGCGCCGCGGGATCGACGGCTTCCGGCTCATCCTCATCGGCATCTCGGTGAACGCCGTGATGCAGGCGATCACGACATGGCTGCTGGTCACCGCCGACATCAGGGACGTGGCCCGGGCCCAGGCGTGGCTGGTGGGCTCGCTGGACAACCGGTCGTGGGGCGAGGTCCACGTAGCGCTGTGGTGCACGCTCGTCCTGCTGGTCGTCGTGACCACGGTCGCCTTCCAGTTCAAGCCGCTGCACTTCGGCGACGAGGTCGCCGCCGGACTCGGCGTCCGGTACGGGACGGTGCGCGCGGTCCTGCTGCTGTGCGCGGTACTGCTGGCCGGTGTGGCGGTGAGCGCGGCCGGACCGGTGCCGTTCGTCGCGCTGGTGGCGCCGCAGGTGGCGATGCGGCTGGCCAGGTGCCCGACCCCGCCGCTGGTGGCCTCCGGCCTGGTGGGGGCGCTGCTGCTGACCGGCTCCGACCTTCTCGCGCGCACCGCCCTGCCCGTCTCGCTGCCGGTCGGCGTGGTCACCGCCGCCATCGGCGGACCCTTCCTGGTCTATCTGCTGGTGCGGGCGAACCGCAGATAG
- a CDS encoding ABC transporter ATP-binding protein yields MVVQSITGTEPEVDGASRLAARAVTVGYGSRSVIDGLDVAIPPGVITTIIGPNGCGKSTLLRTLCRLLKPTGGTVVLDGEDIAALRTRDVAKKLGLLPQAPVAPEGLTVSDLVARGRHPHQSWLRQWSSDDADVVRRALAMTGVSDLADRPVDSLSGGQRQRVWISMTLAQGTDLLLLDEPTTYLDLAHAVDVLDLVDDLHESGRTVVMVLHDLNLAARYSDNLVVMREGAILAQGHPRDVITAGLLHEAFGLRAKVIDDPVGDRPLIVPIGRTHVELDRSAPELVK; encoded by the coding sequence GTGGTCGTTCAGTCCATCACCGGGACCGAGCCGGAAGTTGACGGCGCCTCACGCCTGGCGGCCCGGGCCGTCACCGTCGGGTACGGGTCCCGGTCCGTCATCGACGGCCTCGACGTGGCGATCCCGCCCGGGGTGATCACCACCATCATCGGACCGAACGGCTGCGGCAAGTCGACCCTGCTGCGCACCCTGTGCCGGCTGCTGAAGCCGACCGGCGGCACGGTCGTGCTGGACGGTGAGGACATCGCCGCGCTCCGGACCCGCGACGTGGCGAAGAAGCTCGGCCTGCTGCCCCAGGCGCCGGTGGCCCCGGAGGGACTGACGGTGTCCGACCTGGTCGCCCGGGGCCGTCACCCGCACCAGAGCTGGCTGCGGCAGTGGTCCTCGGACGACGCCGACGTCGTACGGCGGGCACTGGCCATGACCGGGGTGTCCGACCTCGCGGACCGCCCGGTCGACTCGCTGTCCGGTGGCCAGCGCCAGCGGGTGTGGATCTCGATGACCCTGGCCCAGGGCACCGACCTGCTGCTGCTGGACGAGCCGACCACCTATCTGGACCTCGCGCACGCGGTCGACGTGCTCGACCTCGTCGACGACCTGCACGAGTCCGGGCGCACCGTGGTCATGGTGCTGCACGACCTCAATCTGGCCGCGCGCTACAGCGACAACCTCGTCGTCATGCGGGAGGGCGCGATCCTGGCACAGGGACACCCGCGCGACGTCATCACCGCCGGCCTGCTGCACGAGGCGTTCGGACTGCGCGCCAAGGTGATCGACGACCCGGTCGGGGACCGCCCGCTCATCGTGCCGATCGGACGCACCCATGTCGAACTCGACCGATCGGCACCCGAGTTGGTGAAGTGA
- a CDS encoding iron-siderophore ABC transporter substrate-binding protein: MLLRTTRMKPWRRLAAALSAAALGVGLLAGCGSDSDDPADEAGGGTPAAAGAFPVTVEHAFGTTRIDKAPERVVSVGYTDDQTVLAFGIKPVGMVDQYPNPAGQSPDINTQWPWVKDKWGDTKPEVIMKNGDTGPNYEKIAALRPDLIVAVYSEIDQAAYDKLSKIAPTVGRTKGEKEPFSAPWQDNALHIAKALGKAEEGEKMVADIQGKLDAAKQAHPEFADRTAVVLSWYKDSVAPFTSTDVRGRLVTGIGFKYQTKIDEVAGGDFYTTLSPERVDLVDVDRVFVINDKADQDALKKFELFTNLDAVKNGKVSYLLDSEGPAVGAAISQGTLLSMPYAVDELVKSAG; encoded by the coding sequence ATGCTCCTCAGAACGACGCGTATGAAGCCCTGGCGACGACTCGCGGCGGCCCTGTCCGCCGCAGCGCTCGGCGTCGGACTCCTCGCGGGCTGCGGTTCCGACTCGGACGACCCGGCGGACGAGGCGGGCGGCGGCACCCCGGCCGCAGCCGGCGCCTTCCCGGTCACCGTGGAGCACGCGTTCGGAACGACGAGGATCGACAAGGCGCCCGAGCGGGTCGTCTCCGTCGGCTACACCGACGACCAGACCGTCCTGGCCTTCGGTATCAAGCCCGTCGGCATGGTCGACCAGTACCCGAACCCGGCCGGCCAGAGCCCCGACATCAACACCCAGTGGCCCTGGGTGAAGGACAAGTGGGGCGACACCAAGCCCGAGGTCATCATGAAGAACGGTGACACGGGCCCCAACTACGAGAAGATCGCCGCCCTGCGCCCCGACCTGATCGTCGCGGTCTACTCCGAGATCGACCAGGCCGCCTACGACAAGCTCTCGAAGATCGCGCCCACGGTGGGCCGGACCAAGGGCGAGAAGGAGCCGTTCAGCGCTCCCTGGCAGGACAACGCGCTGCACATCGCCAAGGCGCTCGGCAAGGCCGAGGAGGGCGAGAAGATGGTGGCCGACATCCAGGGCAAGCTGGACGCGGCCAAGCAGGCGCACCCCGAGTTCGCGGACCGGACCGCGGTCGTGCTGTCCTGGTACAAGGACTCGGTGGCCCCGTTCACCTCCACCGACGTGCGCGGACGGCTCGTGACCGGCATCGGCTTCAAGTACCAGACGAAGATCGACGAGGTCGCCGGCGGCGACTTCTACACCACGCTCTCGCCCGAGCGCGTCGACCTGGTCGACGTGGACCGCGTCTTCGTCATCAACGACAAGGCGGACCAGGACGCGTTGAAGAAGTTCGAGCTGTTCACCAACCTGGACGCCGTCAAGAACGGCAAGGTGTCGTACCTGCTGGACAGCGAGGGACCGGCGGTCGGCGCGGCCATCTCCCAGGGCACCCTGCTGTCCATGCCGTACGCCGTCGACGAACTCGTCAAGTCGGCCGGGTAG
- a CDS encoding ABC transporter ATP-binding protein, with translation MSVTDTRVATAPAVLRTATGGEAGRWVAAHCREVPWLTAATVLTTVAGAALQVLPVLLLGRVVDAVAGGESQSVLATIGALMVAAALLGAAATAVSTYLIGRLGADLLARLREGAVRAVLAMPSARVEEVGRGDVLSRVGDDVAVISKGIRTAVPTVFSAGVLVAIATAGMFGLDWRLGLAGAGALPAYALALRWYLPRSAPLYRKQRVAQADRAQALISGLNGIDTVRAYRLEGAFRERVTRESWRVRELGIEVFRFFGRFVGRENRAEFIGLTLIIVVGYALLEADAATLGEVSAAPLLFHRLFTPLGAIMFTFDEAQKSGASLTRLVGVLGEDAADRLVGDASVGTAAAGAYPVTVRGLTFTYPGADEPVLRDVDLTIPAGGSLALVGATGAGKTTLAALVAGIGTPQAGSVRVGQADLAELDEAGARALVSILTQETHVFSGPLADDLRLAAPEATDAELLDALRTVGAGQWVDALPDGLDTPVGEGGERLDVTKVAQLALARLVLGRAPVVVLDESTAEAGSEGAAELERAVLAACAGRTTLFVAHRLTQAMAADRIAVLDAGRVVEEGTHAELVALGGRYARLWRAWREGGQAGC, from the coding sequence GTGAGCGTCACCGACACCCGCGTCGCCACGGCACCGGCCGTCCTGCGCACGGCGACCGGAGGCGAGGCCGGCCGGTGGGTCGCGGCACACTGCCGAGAGGTGCCGTGGCTGACGGCCGCCACGGTGCTCACCACGGTGGCCGGAGCGGCACTCCAGGTGCTCCCCGTGCTGCTGCTCGGCCGGGTGGTCGACGCGGTGGCCGGGGGCGAGTCGCAGTCCGTCCTGGCCACGATCGGGGCCCTGATGGTCGCCGCGGCGCTGCTCGGCGCGGCGGCGACCGCGGTGTCGACCTATCTGATCGGGCGGCTGGGCGCCGACCTGCTCGCCCGGCTGCGGGAGGGCGCCGTCCGCGCCGTCCTGGCGATGCCCAGCGCCCGGGTCGAAGAGGTGGGCCGCGGCGACGTGCTGTCCCGGGTCGGCGACGACGTCGCCGTGATCTCCAAGGGAATCCGCACCGCCGTCCCCACGGTGTTCTCGGCCGGAGTCCTCGTCGCCATCGCCACCGCCGGCATGTTCGGGCTCGACTGGCGGCTCGGTCTGGCGGGCGCCGGCGCGCTGCCCGCGTACGCGCTGGCCCTGCGCTGGTACCTGCCGAGGTCCGCGCCGCTGTACCGGAAGCAGCGGGTGGCCCAGGCCGACCGGGCGCAGGCCCTGATCAGCGGCCTGAACGGCATCGACACCGTCCGGGCCTACCGGCTCGAGGGCGCCTTCCGCGAGCGGGTCACCCGGGAGTCGTGGCGGGTGCGCGAGCTGGGCATCGAGGTGTTCCGGTTCTTCGGCCGGTTCGTCGGCCGGGAGAACCGCGCCGAGTTCATCGGGCTGACCCTCATCATCGTGGTGGGCTACGCGCTGCTGGAGGCGGACGCGGCCACCTTGGGCGAGGTGTCCGCGGCACCGCTGCTCTTCCACCGGCTGTTCACCCCCCTGGGCGCCATCATGTTCACCTTCGACGAGGCGCAGAAGTCGGGCGCGAGCCTGACCCGGCTGGTCGGCGTGCTGGGGGAGGACGCGGCGGACCGGCTGGTCGGCGACGCCTCCGTCGGGACGGCGGCGGCCGGCGCGTACCCGGTGACCGTGCGGGGGCTGACCTTCACCTACCCCGGCGCCGACGAACCGGTCCTCAGGGACGTCGACCTGACGATCCCGGCAGGGGGCTCGCTCGCCCTCGTGGGGGCGACGGGCGCGGGCAAGACGACGCTGGCCGCGCTGGTCGCGGGCATCGGAACCCCGCAGGCGGGGTCGGTGCGGGTCGGGCAGGCCGACCTGGCGGAGCTGGACGAGGCCGGGGCGCGGGCCCTGGTGAGCATCCTGACCCAGGAGACGCACGTGTTCTCCGGCCCGCTCGCCGACGACCTGCGGCTGGCCGCGCCGGAGGCCACCGACGCCGAACTCCTGGACGCCCTGCGCACCGTCGGCGCCGGTCAGTGGGTGGACGCGCTGCCCGACGGGCTGGACACACCTGTCGGTGAGGGCGGCGAGCGCCTGGACGTGACCAAGGTCGCCCAGCTCGCGTTGGCCCGGCTGGTGCTCGGCCGGGCGCCCGTGGTGGTCCTCGACGAGTCGACCGCCGAGGCGGGCAGCGAGGGCGCCGCGGAGCTGGAACGGGCCGTGCTCGCCGCGTGCGCGGGACGCACCACGCTCTTCGTGGCGCACCGCCTGACCCAGGCGATGGCGGCGGACCGGATCGCCGTCCTGGACGCCGGCCGCGTCGTCGAGGAGGGCACGCACGCGGAGTTGGTGGCGTTGGGCGGCCGCTACGCACGGCTGTGGCGGGCCTGGCGGGAGGGTGGCCAGGCGGGGTGTTAG